Part of the Fundidesulfovibrio terrae genome is shown below.
AAGCTGGAGTTCCACAGGGCGGTGTTGGCGCTCATGGCCTGAATGGCCGCCAGGAGCGAGTCGAAGCTCGATTCGGGCATGCTGACGTTCACGTTGGTGGTTCCGGAGTTGACGGCGACGGTGATGACCCAAAGCGTGCTCAGCAGAAAACTCCTCATGGCCTGCTCCTGAATTTGCGGGCCGTGGCCCGGCCCTGGTTTGCGCGTCCCGGCGCGAGCCGTGCGGCCCGCTTCCGTATGCGTGGCTCGAGCGCCTTGCGTCCTAGCGGCGCTTCACCGCGTAGCCGTACTGCACGGGCCACGGGGCTTCCTGGCCGAGTCCGTGGTATGCCTTGAGGGCCCAGTAGGGTTCGCGCAGCATCTCGCGCCCCAACAGCACCATGTCGGCCTTCTCCTCGGCCACGACGGCCTCGGCCTGTTCGGGCTGGGTGATGAGGCCCACCGTGCAGGTCATGATCCGGGCCTCCCGGCGGATGGTGTCGGCGAAGGGCACCTGGAAACCGGGGCCCACGGGAATCTTGGCGCTGGGGACGAGCCCGCCCGTGCTCACGTCCACCATGTCCACTCCCACGGCGGCCAGCTTGCGGGCGAAGATGACGGACTGTTCCAGGTCCCAGCCGCCCTCCACCCAGTCGGTGGCGGACAGGCGGGTGAAGAAGGGCATGTCCACCGGCAGCACCTCGCGGATGGCGTCGGCCGTTTCCAGGGGCAGGCGCATGCGCTTTTCCAGGGTCCCGCCGTAGGCGTCCTCCCGGACGTTGCTTATGGGCGAGAGGAACTGGTGCATGAGGTAGCCGTGGGCGGCGTGCATCTCCACCACCTCGAATCCGGCGGCCACGGCGCGTTTGGCGGCGGCCACGAAGGCGTCCCGCACGGCCTTGATGCCCGCCTCGTCCAGGGGCACGGGGGCGGGCTCGTGGTCGGAGAAGGGCAGGGGGCAGGGCGCGGTGGTGATCCAGCCGCCGTCGGCGGGCGTGAGGATCTTGGCCCCGCCCTCCCAGGGCGGCAGGCAACTGGCCTTGCGTCCGGCGTGGGCCAGCTGGATGCCGGGCACGGCCCCCATGCGGCGCAGGAAGGCGGCTATGCGCGCAAGCGGCGCGATGTGCTTGTCGTCCCACAGGCCCATGTCCCCGAGGGAAATGCGTCCGTCCGGCGTGACGGCCGTGGCCTCCACGAAGACCAGCCCGGCCCCGCCCACGGCGCGGCTTCCCAGGTGCACCAGATGCCAGTCGTCGGCCAGGCCGTCCGTGCAGCTGTATTGGCACATGGGCGAGACGCCGATGCGGTTGCGGAAGGTGACTCCCCGGATGCTCAATGGGGCCAAGAGCGCGGGTCCCGGGCCGGGCTCGTTGCGGGCTGTGGTCATGAGGCGACCTCGTCTGTTTGAAAAGGTTCATTCGCTCCCCGTCGACGGGTGGAGACGGCAGAAACATACCACGCCTGCGGGAGCAGCGCATCAGGAAAAAGACCATTGTTGCCCGTGGCCGCGGATTCGGGCTATGAGGGTGGATCGAACCTCCCTCCGCGTTTTTCGCGGCGGGCAGGACGGCAACCGGAAAACCGCGCCAAGCGCGCAAGGAGCGGCGGAAAATGGCAAATCCTTTCGTCCACGTTGAGCTGGCGACCAACGACCTGCCCCAGGCCAAACAGTTCTACCAGGGACTCTTCGATTGGCAATACAAGGACATGCCTGAATTCGACTACACCCTGATCGAGGTGGGGGACGGCACGGGCGGGGGCATGATGAAGAACCCGGTGCCCGGCGTGGGCTCCCACTGGCTGGCCTATGTCCTGGTGGACGACGTGAAGGCGTCGACCGCGAAGGCGAAGTCGCTCGGGGCGAACATCGTGAAGGATGTCACCGAGATTCCGGGAATCGGTTGGTTCAGCGTGTTCATCGACCCCACCGGGGCGGCCCTGGCCATGTGGCAGATGAAGCAGGAAAAATGACGCGACGGCAGCACCTTCAGGAACGCGGCGCGAGCAGCTCCTTGAGCTCCGCCGCGTTCCTGGCCGCGTACCCGGCCTGGTCGTTGTCGAAATAGCAGAAGGCGTCCAGGCCCCTGGCGCTCCAGTCCGCCATATACCCGGCCCAGCGTGCGAGCGCTTCCCGGGAGTAGCACCCGGCGTAACGCTCCCCGGGGCCGTGCAGCCGGACGTAGGCGAAGCGGGCCGTGGCCTCCACAGGCGAGCGCAGGTCCCCCAGTTCGAAAACGCAGAACCCGGCTCCCCGGCGCTCCAGGAGGGTGTAGACATCCTCATGGAACCAGGTGGGGTCGCGGAATTCGAACACATGGCGGATCCCGGCGGGCAGGGCGTCCAGGAAGGCCCCGAGAAGCCCGATGTCACGGGGGAAGCGCGGAGGGAGCTGGAAAAGCACCGGCCCCAGCCTGTCCCCGAGGCGGGCGATGCGCCCGAAGAAGGACGCCAGCCCGTCCTGGGGGTTTTTGAGCCTGCGGAAATGGGTGATGAAGCGGCTGGCCTTGACCGCGTAGAGGAAGCCCGGAGGGGCGGCGTCGCGCCACTTGCCTGCCGCGGCTTCCCCGGGAAGGCGGTAGAAGGTGGAGTTGATCTCCACGGTGTCGAAGCGGCGGGCGTAGAAGGCCAGCCACCCGGACTTGGCGAGCTCCGGGGGATAGAACGGCCCGCGCCAGTGGTCATACTGCCAGCCGGACGTTCCGACGCGCACGCGGCCTTTCGCCTCCATGCTCCCGTGTACGGCCCCGGGCCCGGCAGGACAAGCCCCGGAATGCGAGAGGCCGCCCGAAGGCGGCCTCTCTGTGGGTAGGGGGGTTGAGGTTGAGGAAATTTAGCCCTTCTTCTTGGACTTCTTCATGGACATGCCCACGCCTTCGAACATGAAGAAGATGGAGAAGCCGTACCACATGGTGTAGACCACGTAGAAGGAGAGCAGCCCGATCAGCATGAGGACGTTCTGGGAGACGGGCTCGCCGGGCAGGCCGTAGAAGTTGTACGCCGGTTCCAGGCCCTTGCGCATCACGGTGTCCAGGGCCTTGGCCTCGGCCACCTTGCGGTCCTTCTGCAGGGCCTTCATCATGGCCCCGAAGCCCTTCCAGAGATCCTTGCAGAGCTTGCGGTTGGCCTGGTTCTCGGGCTTGTCCACGGCCTCGGTGCCGGTGACGGCGAACACGGATATGGCCTTGTTGCAGGCGAACTCGGTGATGACGCCCAGGTCCGCCTTGACCATGAGCACGTTGTCCTTCACCTCGACCTGGGCGCCGGCGGTCTGCAGGACCTTGGCGATGTTCTGGGCGTCCTGGTTGGCCTTGGCCTGGGCCTTGGCGTGGTCGGGCTCGTCCTTGGGGTCGGGCTTGGAGATGGTGGCATTGACGGCGATCTGCACGCCCTTCTGCTTGGCCACGACGGCCTTCACGGTGTCGAAGTAGTCCGAGGAGTTCTTGGACAGCTTGTTGAAGAAGTCGTCGGAGAACTCCAGGCCGGTCTGGACGTTTCCGTTATGGTCCTTGAAGACCGGCGACATGATGACCCCGAACACGATCAGGAACGTGATCATCAGGAACAAACCTTTGGCGAAAGGAGCTTTGTTGACGATAAGCATGGATTATTCCTCCCCGCGCAGCATGGAGATGTTGGCGAAGAACTTCCCGAACACCCACACTCCGAAAAGCCCGACGCTGACCCAGAAGACCACGTTGCCCACGTATTCGATCATGTTGTTGAGTTCCGGCGACCAGCCCAGGTAGCCGAGCTCGGTGAGCTTCTTGGGCAGGGTGGCCACGCGGTTGATGAAGCCGGAGATGATGGACAGGGCGTAGAAGCCGCGGATGTGCACGCCCTTGACCACCTTGGTGACCAGCGCGCCCACCTGGATGCCCAGAAGCGAGCCGATGAGCATGCCCATGGCCAAGGTGTAGAACACGAAGCCGTAGACCGCGTATTCCTTGATGGCCGCGAATCCCGAGGTGAAGATGATCTGGAGGATGTCGGTACCCACCGTGGTCATGGAGGAGACGCCGAACACGTACACGAACATGGGGAAGGTGACGAAGCCGCCGCCCACGCCCATGATGGCGGCCAGGGCGCCCACGATGAAGCCGCCCGCGGCCAGCACCCACAGGGAGAGCTGACGTCCGCCGGGGACGAAGTCCTCGTCGAAGGTGATCATGGGCGGAACCTTCAGGTTCTGCACGGCCTGGGCCAGGGGCGGCACGTCGGCGCCGGCGGGGCCGCCGTGGGCGTCGCCGCTCTCGACCTTGCGCGACTTCAGGAAG
Proteins encoded:
- a CDS encoding NADH:flavin oxidoreductase/NADH oxidase — protein: MTTARNEPGPGPALLAPLSIRGVTFRNRIGVSPMCQYSCTDGLADDWHLVHLGSRAVGGAGLVFVEATAVTPDGRISLGDMGLWDDKHIAPLARIAAFLRRMGAVPGIQLAHAGRKASCLPPWEGGAKILTPADGGWITTAPCPLPFSDHEPAPVPLDEAGIKAVRDAFVAAAKRAVAAGFEVVEMHAAHGYLMHQFLSPISNVREDAYGGTLEKRMRLPLETADAIREVLPVDMPFFTRLSATDWVEGGWDLEQSVIFARKLAAVGVDMVDVSTGGLVPSAKIPVGPGFQVPFADTIRREARIMTCTVGLITQPEQAEAVVAEEKADMVLLGREMLREPYWALKAYHGLGQEAPWPVQYGYAVKRR
- a CDS encoding VOC family protein, with translation MANPFVHVELATNDLPQAKQFYQGLFDWQYKDMPEFDYTLIEVGDGTGGGMMKNPVPGVGSHWLAYVLVDDVKASTAKAKSLGANIVKDVTEIPGIGWFSVFIDPTGAALAMWQMKQEK
- a CDS encoding DUF72 domain-containing protein, with protein sequence MRVGTSGWQYDHWRGPFYPPELAKSGWLAFYARRFDTVEINSTFYRLPGEAAAGKWRDAAPPGFLYAVKASRFITHFRRLKNPQDGLASFFGRIARLGDRLGPVLFQLPPRFPRDIGLLGAFLDALPAGIRHVFEFRDPTWFHEDVYTLLERRGAGFCVFELGDLRSPVEATARFAYVRLHGPGERYAGCYSREALARWAGYMADWSARGLDAFCYFDNDQAGYAARNAAELKELLAPRS
- a CDS encoding sulfite exporter TauE/SafE family protein, giving the protein MRFFRDVYQFMMEGARAHAKWDYEVSMNIIQNRKKLLILAVLALPILGFSLVEAADVIGGKTAYMPSYYNTTIFLASIGVGLAAGLITGCIGAGGGFIITPALMAAGVKGILAVGTDLFHIFAKAIMGTAVHKKLGNVSVKLAMGFLLGSGFGAVTGGYINKTLYDSDPILSDFFISSIYAVLLGFLGFYGMYDFLKSRKVESGDAHGGPAGADVPPLAQAVQNLKVPPMITFDEDFVPGGRQLSLWVLAAGGFIVGALAAIMGVGGGFVTFPMFVYVFGVSSMTTVGTDILQIIFTSGFAAIKEYAVYGFVFYTLAMGMLIGSLLGIQVGALVTKVVKGVHIRGFYALSIISGFINRVATLPKKLTELGYLGWSPELNNMIEYVGNVVFWVSVGLFGVWVFGKFFANISMLRGEE